From a region of the Streptomyces sp. NBC_00193 genome:
- a CDS encoding TetR/AcrR family transcriptional regulator codes for MARPRTPLLDRERIGSAALQLLAEQGEFSVPQIARTLGVQTGSLYHHVDGRAGVIELIRERVCARIDGGTLSSPEPWDRALEAWARSYRAAFAAYPRAIPLLMTTPVRAPAVLAQYERAVALLLRAGFATEQVMPLLTGLENLVLGSALDLAAPDAMWEPTPGTPLLALALAAQGSGRAEAAFEVGLAAFLAYARGLRGDAGAAGETGGA; via the coding sequence ATGGCGCGGCCACGCACCCCACTGCTCGACCGGGAGCGGATCGGCAGTGCGGCACTGCAACTGCTCGCCGAACAGGGCGAGTTCAGCGTCCCGCAGATCGCCCGGACGCTCGGGGTGCAGACCGGGTCGCTGTATCACCACGTGGACGGCCGGGCGGGGGTCATCGAGCTGATCCGCGAGCGGGTCTGCGCCCGGATCGACGGCGGCACGCTGTCCTCCCCGGAGCCCTGGGACCGGGCACTGGAGGCCTGGGCCCGGTCGTACCGGGCCGCCTTCGCCGCCTATCCGCGGGCCATCCCGCTGCTGATGACCACCCCGGTACGGGCCCCCGCGGTACTCGCGCAGTACGAACGGGCGGTGGCCCTCCTGCTGCGGGCCGGCTTCGCCACGGAGCAGGTGATGCCGCTTCTCACGGGACTGGAGAACCTGGTCCTGGGCTCGGCCCTGGACCTCGCGGCCCCGGACGCCATGTGGGAGCCGACCCCGGGCACCCCGCTGCTCGCCCTGGCCCTGGCCGCCCAGGGCTCCGGGCGCGCGGAGGCCGCCTTCGAGGTGGGCCTGGCGGCGTTCCTGGCGTACGCGCGGGGCCTGCGCGGCGATGCGGGGGCGGCCGGGGAGACGGGCGGGGCCTGA
- a CDS encoding APC family permease yields the protein MPETPESPKRPRSSTDLRRGALGTADISFFVVSAAAPLTVMAGVAPVAILLGGVGAPAGYLLAGLTLAVFAVGFTTMSRHVRSGGAFYAYIARGLGKRVGIGAALLALIGYNGMEIGVYGLLGTTTADTGRALAGVDIPWLPVSLAGLLLIWYGGFRSIDFGAKLLGILLVAETGILVLLAGGVLIEGGAHGLSAGSFAPGAVLVPGTAAVLAFAFAAFTGFESTVIYRREARDPDRTIPRATYIAVAFLGLFYAFIVWTVIQAFGSEEVLAAAAADPAGLFFTAITTYVGPWAADLMHVFIVTSVIASLLAFHNAINRYALALAEEGVLPAALGRIHPRHGSPYVAGAAQTALGAVIVLGFALAGADPYQQLLLWVNTPGMIGLMALMLLAAIAVPVYFRRVRHDEGPWRTLIAPVTAAVLLAVAICLVISKVALFTMASTSVNTLLVALVPAVFLAGLALAQRLKTRRPEVYARFAEEPAGAAAPAVPAAPAAQGEPAAPVASP from the coding sequence ATGCCCGAAACGCCAGAGTCGCCGAAGCGGCCGAGAAGCAGCACCGACCTGCGCCGCGGCGCCCTCGGTACCGCCGACATCTCCTTCTTCGTCGTCTCCGCCGCCGCCCCGCTCACCGTCATGGCCGGCGTCGCCCCCGTCGCGATCCTGCTCGGCGGCGTCGGCGCCCCCGCCGGCTACCTCCTCGCCGGCCTCACCCTCGCGGTCTTCGCCGTCGGCTTCACCACCATGAGCCGCCACGTCCGCAGCGGCGGCGCCTTCTACGCCTACATCGCCCGCGGCCTCGGCAAGCGCGTCGGCATCGGCGCCGCCCTGCTCGCCCTCATCGGCTACAACGGCATGGAGATCGGCGTCTACGGACTCCTCGGCACCACCACCGCCGACACCGGGCGCGCCCTCGCCGGCGTCGACATCCCCTGGCTGCCCGTCTCCCTCGCCGGCCTCCTCCTCATCTGGTACGGCGGCTTCCGCTCCATCGACTTCGGCGCCAAGCTGCTCGGCATCCTGCTCGTCGCCGAGACCGGGATCCTCGTCCTGCTCGCGGGCGGCGTGCTCATCGAGGGCGGCGCCCACGGACTCTCGGCCGGCTCCTTCGCCCCGGGCGCGGTGCTCGTCCCCGGCACCGCGGCCGTCCTGGCCTTCGCCTTCGCCGCGTTCACCGGCTTCGAGTCCACCGTCATCTACCGCCGCGAGGCCCGCGACCCCGACCGGACCATCCCGCGCGCCACCTACATCGCCGTCGCCTTCCTGGGCCTCTTCTACGCCTTCATCGTCTGGACCGTCATCCAGGCCTTCGGCTCCGAGGAAGTCCTCGCCGCGGCCGCCGCGGACCCCGCCGGCCTCTTCTTCACCGCCATCACCACCTACGTGGGCCCCTGGGCGGCCGACCTGATGCACGTCTTCATCGTCACCAGCGTCATCGCCTCCCTCCTCGCCTTCCACAACGCCATCAACCGGTACGCGCTCGCCCTCGCCGAGGAGGGGGTCCTGCCCGCCGCCCTCGGCCGGATCCACCCGCGCCACGGCTCCCCGTACGTCGCCGGTGCGGCGCAGACCGCCCTCGGCGCCGTCATCGTCCTCGGCTTCGCCCTCGCCGGAGCCGACCCGTACCAGCAGCTCCTGCTCTGGGTGAACACCCCGGGCATGATCGGCCTCATGGCCCTGATGCTGCTCGCCGCCATCGCCGTACCCGTCTACTTCCGCCGCGTCCGGCACGACGAGGGGCCCTGGCGGACCCTGATCGCGCCCGTCACCGCCGCCGTGCTGCTGGCCGTCGCGATCTGCCTCGTCATCTCCAAGGTGGCCCTCTTCACCATGGCCTCCACCAGCGTCAACACCCTCCTCGTGGCCCTCGTCCCCGCCGTCTTCCTCGCCGGGCTCGCCCTCGCCCAGCGCCTGAAGACCCGCCGGCCCGAGGTCTACGCCCGCTTCGCGGAGGAGCCGGCCGGGGCCGCGGCACCCGCGGTGCCCGCGGCACCCGCGGCGCAGGGGGAGCCCGCGGCGCCCGTAGCGTCCCCGTAG
- a CDS encoding phosphatase PAP2 family protein, translating into MGEASVKTLDTRTDVSSPPVTESQDRPESSERALLSRLRVPRRPRIWFEVLLIAVSYWTYSLIRNAVPEQKAAALANADWIWKVEQTLGIAVEEKINHAVDSVTWLVVGMNYYYATLHFVMTIGVLVWIYRFHPGRYAATRLILFATTGVALVGYYFYPLAPPRLMNGQNFIDTVLVHHTWGSMASGNLKHMSNQYAAMPSMHIGWSLWCGLTIFAVASAPWARILGLLYPTATLVVIVSTANHFWLDAVGGMLCLAFGYAVSRSWYGSLPHRLPRRPEETGRHPVAVAVLNHPALGRFRR; encoded by the coding sequence ATGGGTGAAGCGAGCGTGAAGACACTGGATACCCGGACGGACGTCTCGTCACCCCCCGTGACCGAGAGCCAGGACCGCCCGGAGTCGTCCGAGCGTGCACTGCTCTCCAGGCTGCGCGTCCCCCGGCGACCCCGGATCTGGTTCGAGGTCCTGCTGATCGCGGTCAGCTACTGGACGTACTCGCTGATCCGCAACGCCGTGCCCGAGCAGAAGGCGGCCGCGCTCGCGAACGCCGACTGGATCTGGAAGGTCGAGCAGACGCTCGGCATCGCCGTCGAGGAGAAGATCAACCACGCCGTCGATTCGGTGACCTGGCTCGTGGTGGGCATGAACTACTACTACGCCACGCTCCACTTCGTCATGACCATCGGCGTGCTGGTCTGGATCTACCGCTTTCATCCCGGGCGTTACGCGGCGACGCGGCTCATCCTCTTCGCCACCACGGGCGTGGCCCTGGTCGGCTACTACTTCTACCCGCTCGCGCCGCCCCGGCTGATGAACGGGCAGAACTTCATCGACACCGTGCTGGTCCACCACACCTGGGGCTCCATGGCCTCGGGCAACCTCAAGCACATGTCGAACCAGTACGCGGCCATGCCGTCCATGCACATAGGGTGGTCGCTCTGGTGCGGGCTGACGATCTTCGCGGTCGCCTCCGCCCCCTGGGCCCGGATCTTGGGCCTGCTCTACCCGACGGCGACGCTGGTCGTGATCGTGTCCACCGCCAACCACTTCTGGCTCGACGCCGTCGGCGGCATGCTCTGCCTGGCCTTCGGCTACGCCGTCTCCCGCTCCTGGTACGGGTCGCTCCCGCACCGGCTGCCGCGCCGGCCCGAGGAGACCGGCCGCCACCCGGTGGCGGTGGCCGTGCTGAACCATCCGGCGCTGGGCCGCTTCCGGCGCTGA
- a CDS encoding amidohydrolase, translating into MPAADTVLTGARVRTLDPARPEAGAVAVLGGEIVAVGDEADVRGWRGPGTETVDLGGATLTPGLTDAHSHPVWGIEMATGTDLSAVTDLDQLRAALRTADRGPGGWVTGFGLDHNAFGGRPVDKALIEEALAGAPAFLRLYDGHSALASGAALAAAGITGPRAFAQRSEIVCDPDGRPTGHLVEHAAMALVGSLAPKPTYTERRERLTGLLSDMAATGLTGAHVMDLGDGDVPALLATAEYEGDLPLRLNLAPWCMPGATGEDLEELIELQRLAGRHWKVGGVKFFMDGTVEGGTAWLEHADCHGRGTDAFWPDPQAYAEAVRVLDAAGVRTATHAIGDAAVRHVLDTVESLGLRGRMRHRIEHIETVPDGQLKRFAELGVIASMQPPHTAYTRADHSDEWSKRLGEERAGRAWRCRDLREAGAVLALGSDWPIAHYDARQVLATARDPRGAASAGTGAWTGAALSGLMALEGMTSHAALAAGEGEVAGRIAAGFRADLTAFGLDPVDAPADELAGAPVRLTMSGGRITHREG; encoded by the coding sequence GTGCCCGCTGCCGACACCGTCCTCACCGGAGCCCGCGTCCGCACCCTCGACCCCGCCCGTCCCGAGGCCGGCGCGGTGGCCGTCCTCGGCGGCGAGATCGTCGCCGTCGGAGACGAGGCCGACGTCCGCGGCTGGCGCGGCCCCGGCACCGAGACCGTCGACCTCGGCGGCGCCACCCTCACCCCCGGCCTCACCGACGCCCACAGCCACCCCGTCTGGGGCATCGAGATGGCCACCGGTACGGACCTCTCCGCCGTCACCGACCTCGACCAGCTCCGCGCCGCCCTGCGCACCGCAGACCGGGGCCCGGGCGGCTGGGTCACCGGCTTCGGCCTCGACCACAACGCCTTCGGCGGCCGTCCCGTCGACAAGGCCCTGATCGAGGAGGCCCTCGCCGGAGCCCCCGCCTTCCTGCGCCTCTACGACGGCCACTCCGCACTCGCCTCCGGCGCGGCCCTGGCCGCCGCCGGGATCACCGGCCCGCGCGCCTTCGCCCAGCGCTCCGAGATCGTCTGCGACCCCGACGGGCGGCCCACCGGCCACCTCGTCGAGCACGCCGCGATGGCCCTGGTCGGCTCGCTCGCGCCGAAGCCCACGTACACCGAGCGCCGGGAACGCCTCACCGGGCTGCTCTCCGACATGGCCGCCACCGGTCTGACCGGCGCCCACGTCATGGACCTCGGCGACGGGGACGTACCCGCCCTGCTCGCGACCGCCGAGTACGAGGGCGACCTCCCGCTGCGGCTGAACCTCGCGCCCTGGTGCATGCCCGGAGCCACCGGCGAGGACCTGGAGGAGCTGATCGAGCTCCAGCGGCTCGCGGGCCGCCACTGGAAGGTCGGCGGGGTCAAGTTCTTCATGGACGGCACCGTCGAGGGCGGCACCGCCTGGCTGGAGCACGCCGACTGCCACGGCCGGGGCACCGACGCCTTCTGGCCCGACCCGCAGGCCTACGCCGAGGCGGTACGGGTCCTCGACGCGGCCGGGGTGCGCACCGCGACCCACGCCATCGGCGACGCGGCGGTCCGGCACGTCCTGGACACCGTGGAGTCACTGGGCCTGCGGGGCCGGATGCGGCACCGGATCGAGCACATCGAGACGGTCCCCGACGGCCAGCTGAAGCGGTTCGCGGAGCTCGGGGTGATCGCCTCGATGCAGCCGCCGCACACCGCGTACACCCGGGCCGACCACAGCGACGAGTGGTCCAAGCGGCTGGGGGAGGAGCGGGCCGGCCGCGCCTGGCGCTGCCGGGACCTGCGCGAGGCCGGCGCGGTGCTCGCGCTCGGCTCGGACTGGCCCATCGCCCACTACGACGCCCGCCAGGTGCTGGCCACCGCCCGCGACCCGCGCGGCGCGGCCTCGGCCGGTACGGGGGCATGGACCGGGGCGGCCCTGAGCGGGCTGATGGCCCTGGAGGGGATGACCTCGCACGCAGCGCTGGCGGCGGGGGAGGGAGAGGTGGCGGGGCGGATCGCGGCCGGTTTCCGGGCCGATCTGACCGCCTTCGGCCTGGACCCGGTGGACGCTCCGGCGGACGAGCTGGCCGGGGCACCGGTCCGGCTCACCATGTCGGGAGGCCGGATCACCCACAGGGAGGGGTGA
- a CDS encoding PP2C family serine/threonine-protein phosphatase: MAYIAVTALSHVGLVREHNEDSLVIGPWTLCGTTTRSPQTLLFPLGRPLVVAVADGLGGQPAGEVASELVVRELALLGPTLEGAEAIEDALNLCNRAVHSATEGRPELTSMGTTVAGTLVLPESLLSFNVGDSKVYRVADDGLRQVSVDDSPPLPPGQRTTSAVTQTLGGSRAEHVLTPHVAAFPLSTGDRYLVCTDGLTDPVPDEAIDEVLRVHDDGKAAFELWKAAIEAGGPDNITLALVRIGA, translated from the coding sequence GTGGCGTACATAGCCGTGACCGCCCTGAGCCATGTCGGGCTGGTCCGCGAGCACAACGAGGACAGCCTGGTCATCGGGCCGTGGACGCTGTGCGGGACCACGACACGGAGCCCCCAGACACTGCTGTTCCCCCTCGGCAGACCGCTCGTCGTCGCGGTGGCCGACGGCCTCGGCGGGCAGCCGGCGGGCGAGGTCGCCAGCGAGCTGGTCGTACGGGAACTCGCCCTCCTCGGCCCGACCCTGGAAGGGGCCGAGGCGATCGAGGACGCGCTGAACCTCTGCAATCGCGCGGTGCACTCCGCCACCGAAGGCCGTCCGGAGCTGACCTCCATGGGGACCACGGTCGCCGGCACCCTGGTCCTGCCGGAGTCACTGCTGTCGTTCAACGTCGGCGACAGCAAGGTGTACCGGGTGGCCGACGACGGGCTGCGCCAGGTCAGCGTGGACGACAGCCCGCCGCTTCCGCCGGGGCAGCGCACCACCTCGGCCGTGACGCAGACCCTCGGCGGGAGCCGCGCCGAGCACGTCCTCACCCCGCACGTGGCGGCCTTCCCGCTGTCCACGGGCGACCGGTACCTGGTGTGCACCGACGGGCTGACCGATCCGGTGCCCGACGAGGCCATCGACGAGGTGCTGCGGGTGCACGACGACGGCAAGGCCGCGTTCGAGCTGTGGAAGGCCGCCATCGAGGCCGGAGGCCCCGACAACATCACGCTCGCACTGGTCCGCATCGGCGCCTGA